The stretch of DNA ACACTTAAATAACGGGGGTTGCATACGCCTATTCGATCTCGACCGCGCAACTTTTGGACACCCTTTTCGGCGTTAACGGCTTCCACTGTAGCGATGTTTTCCGGATTTCCGTCAGGGTTTTCAACGAAAATTCCAGCGTGGCCGTGGTTTACAACATGCTTTGAAACGGCTTTGGAGTAGAAAACATCGCCCCGGTTCGTCCGGGAATTACCGGGAGCAATGAAGGAATCGCAAGGTAGACCAGGTATCGCAGCGTTGTCATAAATAGTTGAGTATGGCGTGACCAGCGTCTCTTCGGGCGATCCATTGGCGTTTAAAGGCTGACGATGGATTCGAAGTGAGTCATTAGCTCGCTCTGACAACGCGATGAACGATTCTTTGACCTCTAAATTGTGATCTTGAAAGTCTTTAACTAAAAGATCGTAGACGGAGTCATAATCGTTAAATGAGATTCCCACCGAAGAGAAAAGTGAATGGATTGGTGGAAGGAATCCTCCGATGTTCCCTCGTTCAAAATTCTGTGTAATTCTGAAGTACTGGTCGTTAGTGAAATCGGCTACTGGATAGCCCCAATTGCTTCTCTCAAAACCTGCTGAGGACCAGCGTAGGAGAATTGTTCCTAGGAGAGGGTGTGCGCCGTGGTTGGGGTGCCAGTAGATCATGCCGAGTGCGAAGCGGTTGTAGCGGCCGACACCGTCTGGGGTGCCTTCTTCGTCGGTGGCTGGGTAGCCGAGTGGGCCTTTTTCTTCACCGGTTTCTACCCATTTTTCCAGGATTTTTCCTTCGATGGACACCACGCCGGATAGGGAGCCGTAGATGCGGCCGCGTTGGAAGTATTGTTTGCGTCCTACTCTGTCGCCGGTGCCGATTTCATCGGATGTGGGGTAGCCGAGGCGTCCTAGTTCCCAGCCGTTACGGGCCCACACTATGGAGTTGTGGGTGGTGACTGACCAGGCTCCGGTGTCGGGGTGCCAGTAGATGAAGCCGTTATCGAATTCGGTGCGTTTGCCCACTCCGTCGGGGTTGGTCAGTTCGTTGGACTTGGGTAGGCCGAGGAAGGAGACGGGTGTTTGTCCGGCCCAGGTCACAGCCATGGATTCGTATTTCGCGCGGATCGCACCGCAGACCTGGAAGCTGGATGGCCAGTAGGTGCGGCAGTTATCGGCGGCGAAGGTCCGGATCATGGGTTGGTCGCCTGGTGCGGTGATGCCTTGTTCGCGGGCTTCTTGTACTTCAGCCAGGTCTGCTTCCTGCTTGGTGACGCCTTCGGGCAGTGGGATGCGGTCGGAGCGCATCTTGCCTGGGGTGATCACAGGTTGCGGGTCGCCGAGATCAGCGGGGAGGGCGCGTTCTAGTTCGTGGTTGTCCACAGTGTTTTTGTTCATGCCGGGTTCGTTGAAGTCTCAGTCTGAGGTGTCTACCTGGCGGTAGTGGTCTGGTTCGTAGGGCGGGATGAACGGCTCTGTGGCTACCTGCTGGTTGCTAGCCGGTGGTGTGAGGTCGATGTCTTGGGCGGTGGCAATAATGGGGGTGAATACGCTAGTGGCGATCACGGTCAATACTGCCCCGAGTTTTTTTAGGTTCAGCTTCATGGCCTATGCGTTCCTTAGAAGGGCGAAGGTTATCGGTGCTGTCAAAGGTGTTACTGGCACCTGTCAAGAAGCTTAAGATATTAGCCGGGAATTGTCTCGGGGAAATTGAGTTTTTCTGTGAAGGCGGATTTGATAGGTAGCGTCTACTCCGGGCGTTCCTGCGTCACCTCGGTCAATACCCAGCCTCGCCCGTGCTTTTCAAAAGTGAGAAGGTCGCTCGCAGGCCGGATTGTTGGGGAGGGGTCCGAACCGCTCGGGCAGAGGTTGACCTCGTCGCGTGCGTATTTCTGGGTCCATACGCTGCCGTCTGCAAGGAGGCTTACGGCGGAATTGAGCACACTGTCGTAGCCGTCAGAGGGGACTTTGACGGATTCGCCACCGACAAGCTCGGAAACAGTATCGGCTGGGATGTATGGGCAGACGATGATGAATGACTGCGCGCCGTCGATAAGCAATTCGCTGGCGGGGAGGATGGCGTGGGTGCCTGGCTCCTTCTTGAGGCGGGCGAGGGCGTCGTGTGGGGGCGAGCTGCATGCGGTGAGGCTGGCCCCGATGAGGGCGAGCAGGATCGGGAAAGCAGGCAACTGACGCATGCTTAACAGCTTAGCTTGGGGGTAATGGGGTGGGGGCGGTTCGCTCAGTCGGGGTTTCGCAACGCTGTTAACTGCGGTTTTGGCGCAAATGAGAAATTGGGGTTTAATCTGCGAAAATTTTCCGATAGCATGGGAATGTTAAGTGATCACCGTCACGAATTGATCGAAATTAGAGGAATAACATGTCCCAGCAAAATGGGTTAGCAAGCTTTGCAAAAGTTTTGGTTGCTAACCGAGGTGAGATCGCCGTGCGCGCTTTCCGTGCGGCATACGAAATTGGTGCCGAGACCGTCGCAATCTTCCCTGTCGAAGACCGCAACTCGTTCCACCGTGCGTTCGCATCCGAAGCCATTAAGGTGGGCGCCGAGGGTTCTCCAGTTAAGGCGTACCTGAACATCGATGAGATCATCCGCGCAGCCAAAGAATCTGGCGCCGATGCTATCTACCCTGGTTACGGCTTCCTTTCGGAAAATGCGCAGCTCGCCCGCGAATGCGCGGAAAACGGTATCACGTTCATCGGCCCCACCCCAGAGGTCCTCGATCTCACCGGCGATAAGTCGGCAGCTGTCTCTGCCGCCCGCGCAGCAGGACTACCAACCCTCGATGAGTCCGAGCCGTCCGCGGACATTGAAGTGCTGGTCAAGCAGGCAGAAGGGCAGCAGTATCCGCTGTTCGTTAAGGCAGTAGCCGGTGGCGGTGGTCGCGGCATGCGCTTTATCCCGAGCCCGGACCAACTTCGTGAGCTAGCCGCCGAAGCGTCCCGCGAGGCAGAGTCCGCATTTGGCGACCCACGCGTCTACATCGAACGCGCTGTCATCAATCCGCAGCACATCGAGGTGCAGATTCTGGCCGACGCCACCGGAGATGTCGTTCACCTCTACGAACGCGACTGCTCCTTGCAGCGTCGCCACCAAAAGGTCGTGGAAATCGCCCCGGCGCAGTTCCTAGATCCTCAGCTGCGTGAGCGCATCTGCGCAGACGCCGTGAAGTTCTGCAAGCACATCGGTTACCGGGGCGCCGGCACCGTCGAGTTCCTCGTGGACGAAAACGGCAACCACGTCTTCATCGAGATGAACCCCCGCATCCAGGTCGAGCACACCGTTACCGAAGAGGTAACCCAGGTTGACCTGGTGAAATCCCAGATGCAGATCGCCGCTGGTGCCACCCTCAAAGATCTCGGCCTGGAGCAGGACAAAATCCACACCACCGGGGCCGCACTGCAGTGTCGCATCACCACCGAAGACCCGAACAACGGCTTCCGTCCGGATACCGGCATCATCACCGCCTACCGCAGCCCGGGCGGTGCGGGCGTGCGTCTCGACGGCGCAGCGATGCTCGGTGGTGAGATCACCGCGCACTTCGACTCGATGCTGGTCAAGATGACCTGCCGCGGCGCAGACTTCGCCACGGCTGTCGCTCGCGCGCAGCGCGCACTGAACGAATTCCACATCTCCGGAGTTGCTACCAACATCGGCTTCCTCCGCGCGCTTCTGCGCGAACCAGATTTCACCGGCAAGCGCGTGGCCACCTCGTTCATCAATGAGCACCCTTGGCTGCTGTCCGCACCACCGGCCGACGATGAAGCCGGACGAATCCTCGACTTCCTCGCGGATGTCACCGTAAACCGGCCCAATGGCAAGCCGAAGATGACGGTGCGCGCCGTCGATAAGCTGCCGGAATTGCCGGAAGAGCGTCCAGCCGGCGCTCGCGATGAGCTGCTGGCGGTCGGGCCGGCAAAGTTCGCGGAAAACCTCCGAGCTCGCAAGGGACTCGCCGTCACCGACACCACGTTCCGCGATGCGCACCAATCGCTGCTGGCCACGCGGGTGCGTTCCCGTGCGCTCGTCGATGCGGCCGAGGCAGTGTCCAAGCTGACCCCGCAGCTGCTCTCCGTGGAAGCCTGGGGCGGAGCGACCTATGACGTTGCCATGCGCTTCCTGCACGAAGACCCATGGGAGCGTCTCGACGCCCTGCGCGCCGCCATGCCAAACGTGCCCATTCAGATGCTGCTGCGTGGTCGCAACACCGTCGGCTACACGCCATACCCAGACTCGGTGGCGCAAGCTTTCGTGGAGGAAGCTGCTGGATCCGGCATCGATATCTTCCGCATTTTCGACGCCCTCAACGACGTCTCCCAAATGCGACCAGCCATCGACGCCGTACTGTCCACGAACACTGCAGTAGCAGAAGTAGCCATGGCTTACTCCGGAAACCTGCTCTCCCCGGCAGAAGACCTTTACACCCTGGACTACTACCTGCGTCTTGCTGAGCAAATCGTCGACTCAGGCGCGCATATCCTCGCGATCAAGGACATGGCGGGCCTCATGCGCCCAGCAGCGGCTGCCAAGCTGGTGACCGCCCTGCGTGAGCGCTTTGACCTCCCGATTCACGTCCACACTCACGACACCGCCGGCGGCCAGCTGGCTACCTACCTGGCGGCGGCGCACGCTGGAGCCGACGCCGTAGATGTGGCCTCCGCACCACTGTCGGGTACTACCTCTCAGCCATCGATGTCCGCGCTGGTCGCAGCGTTCGCCGACACCGACCGAGACACCGGTCTCTCCCTCCAAGCGGTGTCCGACCTCGAACCATACTGGGAGGCGGTCCGTCAGATCTACGCGCCATTCGAGTCCGGCACTCCGGGCCCAACCGGCCGCGTGTACCGCCACGAAATTCCAGGTGGACAGCTATCCAACCTGCGTGCGCAGGCCGTAGCGCTGGGGCTTGCCGACCGCTTCGAACTCATCGAAGACGCCTATGCCGGCGTGAACGAGATCTTGGGACGACCAACTAAGGTGACCCCGTCCTCAAAGGTCGTCGGCGACCTCGCATTGCACCTGGTCGGCGCCGGGATCACGCCACAAGAATTCGCTGAGAACCCCCAAAAGTACGACGTCCCGGACTCCGTCATCGGCTTCCTTCGGGGCGAACTAGGCACGCCTCCAGGTGGATGGCCGCTGCTTCGCGACGCCGCGCTGGTCGGCCGCGCCGAGCCAAAGCCTATGGCTGAAGTGCCTGCGGAGGAAGCTGCCCTACTAGAGCAGCCAGGCATTAAGCGCCGTGGCGCCCTTGATCGCCTACTCTTCCCGAAACCGGCAGCCGAATTCGCCGAGCACCGTCGCCTATTCGGCGACACCTCCATCCTGGAAGACCGCGAGTTCATCTACGGGCTGGAAGAAGGCGTAGAAACCACGGTCAAGCTAGCCGACAACCGGGTCCTCCTCGTCCGCCTCGACGCAATCTCCGAACCAGACGCGAAAGGCATGCGCAAAGTCATGCTCACCGTCAATGGTCAGGTCCGTCCGATGGAAGTGCGCGACCGAAATGTGGAATCGGTCGTCGCCACGGCTGAGAAGGCAGATGCCACCAACCCTGGGCACGTTGCCGCTCCGTTCGCGGGTGCCGTGACCGTGAACGTTAAGGAAGGCGACGAGGTCAAGACGGGTGACCCAGTGGCAATCATCGAGGCCATGAAGATGGAAGCCACGATCACCGCGCCTATCGACGGCCGTGTCTCCCGAGTGGTGCTGCTCCAGCCAACCAAGGTTGAGGGAGGCGACCTGCTCCTCGTTTTGGAGCAGGGATAAACGCCCTATAGGATTATTTATGTGAAAAGAGTGGTCATTGGGACAGTGGCCTGCGCGCTAGCGCTTTCAACAACTCCAGCGCAGGCGTATGCCCCGCCACCACGTACCGAAGTCAGCGTCCGGGACGCTGGGGGAGCCAACTTCAGTTGGAATAGCCAGGTTGCCCCAGCGCTATCGCTCATCAAGCTGCCACTGGGCTACTGGGTGCTGTACCACGGCAGCGACGAGGATAAAGCGCTGGTCGAGCCGATGATTCAGCGCAGCGACGACGGGATCGCTACGTACCTGAATCAGAAATATCCCAGCGCCATCGGCGATGTCGTCCGCGATCTGGGGATGATGGAAACCGAAGTCGCACCATTCTGGGGCAATTGCCGGATGTCGATGGCTGACGTCACCTACTTCCTGCACCGCACTGCAAGTGACCCGGTAGCCGAACCGCTGCGCCAAGGCATGCGGCAGGCCGCGCCCATCGCCGCAGACGGCAATCCCCAAAACTACGGAACCGCAACACTACCTGGGGTGGAAGGGACGAAATTCGGCTGGTCCGACGACCGCAAGAGCATGAACGCGACCGCTTCATTCGGCCCCGGCTTCACAGTCGCCGCCCGCACAATTGGCCCCGCCGAGCAGCTGACCGCTGATGTGCAGGGCGTGTCACTACCAGGGAAAGCACCTGCGCCGTGGCCTGGAGCCCCAGTGCCTGGTGCCCCGCAACCAGCTGCCCCGAATCTCTTTGGATCCGTGGAAATCCCAGGGGTGGCCTTGCCTGTTATCCCGCTGCCAACGTTGCCACCGCTGTCCCCGGCACCGCTCTCTAGTTACTAAACGTCGAGCTACTTAAATATCGAGCTCGTCGAGAAGCGCGTCGAAAGCGGGCCCCACGGCGGTCCGCCACACTACCTTCGCGCGCGGATCCGCCCGGCCCGGGCCACCGTTGATAACGCTGACCACCTTGCCCTGTTTCTCCGCATCCAGCACCAGGCGTAGTCCACTCATGACCGCTAGCGAAGTCCCCACCGCCAGGACCGATTTCGCTGCTAGGAGCATTTCTTTAGCTTGTGCTTTTCGCTCGGCCGGTACGGGTTCGCCGAAATAGACAACATTGGGTTTTAAGAGGGTGGAGCCGCAGCTTAGGCAGCCTACCAAGTGGAATTGGGCGACATCGGCGTCCGAAAGCGCCACGTCGCCGTCCGGGTTTACCTGTGATTGGTCGTAGGCGGGCGCGAACCGGGGGTTGGCGGAGGCCATCCGTTGGTCCAGGCTGCGACGATCCTCCAGGTTTCCGCAGTTCAGGCAGACCACATCCGCTAGCGAACCGTGCAAGGCCAGCACATTCTTCGACCCGGCGGCCATGTGTAGGCCATCGACGTTTTGTGTGATCACCCCAGAAACAAAACCCGATTGTTCCAGCTCGGAGAGAGCGAAGTGTGTGCGGTTGGGGCGGGCAGCTGCCATGTGCCGCCAGCCCACGAAAGACCGCGCCCAATAACGCTGCAGGGCAGCTGGGTCATGTTTGAATTCCTGGTAGGTCATGGGCCGGTGCCTGGTCAGTGAACCATTTGGGCCACGGTAGTCGGGAATACCAGAATCGGTGGACACGCCAGCGCCCGTGATGACGAGCACCCCGCCGGACCGCAACTGCCCCGCTATTTCCGGTAGCGCCACCGCCGGGTCGGTAGGCGTCACAGTTTCTTCCACTACTCGCGCGATGGATCGCAGTGCCGATTGGTGTGCTATCGATTGGGCAAGGCTCATGAGTCGAAGCTCTTTTCTACTGCTTTTCGCCAGCCGTCGAAAAGCGCGTCCTCGGTGGGATGCGGGTGGTAGGTGCGCTGCTCCCGCCACATCGCTCGGATGTCTTTCATGGATTTGTACACCCCAACTGCCAGCCCGGCGGCGTAGGCTGCACCCAGCGCAGTGGTCTCGGTGATTTTCGGCACCATCACCGGCACGCCCAGCTGGTCGGCTTGAAACTGCATGAGCAGCGAATTCCCGACCATCCCGCCGTCGGCTTTGAGCGCAGTGATGGGAATTCCGGTGTCTTGGTTCATCGCCTCGACAACTTCACGAGTCTGATACGCAGTGGCCTCCAACGCCGCCCGCGCGAAGTGCGCCTTGGTGTGAAACCTGGTCAAGCCACAAATGACCCCGCGCGCATCTTCCCGCCAGTAGGGGGCGAGCAGCCCTGAAAACGCCGGGACAATGTAACAACCGCCGTTGTCCGGGACGCTCTCTGCCAGCTTTTCGACGTCCGGCGCTGTCGAGATAATCCCCAAGTTATCCCGCAGCCATTGCACCAAAGAGCCCGTGACCGCGATGGAACCCTCGAGAGCATAAGTGGTGGGTTCGTTTCCCAGCTTGTAGGCCACGGTGGAAATGAGCCCGTGTTCGGAACGCTTGATCTCATTGCCGGTGTTGAGCAGCAGGAAATTGCCCGTACCATAGGTGTTCTTAACTTCCCCCGGCTCCAAGCAGGCTTGGCCGAACGCGGCGGCTTGCTGATCCCCGAGCACCCCAGCGATCGGTACATTGTTAAAGCCATTGACCCGCTTGATCTTGCCGATGACCTGCGAATTCGACACAATCTTTGGCAACATCTTGACGGGGATTTGCAGCTTCTCAGCCAGCTCGTGGTCCCATTTTCCGGTGCTGAGATCCATGAGCATGGTGCGGGAGGCATTGGTGACGTCGGTGACGTGCTCGCCGCGGGTCAGATTCCAGATCAGCCACGATTCGACAGTGCCGAAGATTAGCTCACCGGTTTCTGCGCGTTCGCGGGCCCCGGGGACATTGTCGAGGATCCAGCGGATTTTCGGTCCGGAAAAGTAGGTCGATACTGGCAGCCCGGTGTGTTCGAAGTCGGCCGCCTGCAAGTCCGCGCAAATTTCCGACGTCCGGGTGTCTTGCCAGACAATCGCGTTATACACTGGCTGGCCAGTGGTTTTATCCCACACGACGGTCGTCTCGCGCTGATTGGTGATGCCCACTGCTGCGATGTCGTCGCCCGTCACTTCCGCCCGCGCCAGCACATCAGCCATGACGCGCCGCGTGTTCGCCCAGATCTCCATCGGGTCGTGTTCGACCCAGCCGGGGCGGGGGAAAATCTGCCTATGCTCCAGATGGGAGGAGGCGATTGCTTGGCCGTGGTCGTCGAAAAGCATGCAGCGTGTCGACGTCGTGCCCTGATCAATAGCGGCCACGATTGATCGCCTGTGTGGAATCCGGGTGGGGAAACGGGGTGCCATAGGGGAATAGTTTAGTCTGCAGGGCTGGAAGTTCTTGCCGTGTCACTAATTGGCGTGAGCAGGAACAGACCTGTGAGAAAGCGACGGGACATCCTCACAGCAGATGGTAGTCGCACTCGAATCTGGGCTGGCCAGAATCTCACCACCGCCAGCGATCAGACCTGCGTGAGGCCGTGGTCAGGGAGAATAGCTATTAGCCGCAAGCCCAATCCAACAACACCTTGGTGAAGTCTTTCCTTCTGAGGTCGGCGGGGTCGATAAAAACTGCATCGTGCCCATATCGCCGATGCGCTGCATATCCAGGTCGCCGTCGATCTGGAAGAGCAAACGGAGTGGCGTCTCTTTGGTGCGGGGATCGTTTTGGGCAAAATCGGCGTATCCTCCGACCTGATGGCTAATTTCACCTAGCAGGTCTTTTCGGGGCACTCCGCTTGGAAAGGCAGCTCGCCATAGCGCTTCCTGTGTATCGGAGACTTCAGCATGCAATCCGGGCTTGGGCAACCTCGGGGTGCTCCAAAATCGACAGTTCGGTGTAGCACGGCGAGACAGCAAGATGGTCTCCTCGGGAATTAAGCTCCGGTGCTGGGTTTTCGCGTAGCCATTGGGTGTCCGAGTCGAAGATGGCCTTCCACGCAAATACCGGTTCATCGGCCGGTAGGTCGGGGTCAACTATGTATGCGACGAAGCAATCAGGCTGGCCGGTAGCAAGACCATAGGCGTCATCGAAGGGCAAAAAGAATTGGATGAGGCCGGTCGTCGGTAAGGCGCCGTCAAGCAGTGGCGGGATGCCGAGTTCAATTCGGTCTCGTTCCACTTGCGCCAGGTTCAGCTGGGCGACGAAGCTGTAGGGGTCACCTTTGGCGTTTTTGGCCATCCTGCACCGCACGGTCGATATGGGGCGCCGCCGAGTTTTGAGTCGCGGAGCCCAGCTTGTCGCATGCTTCCGGAATGGATCCTAAAGGTTGACTGGTATGTCAGGCGGGGGGAGGGGTACGAGCCCAATTTCATGAGCAAACTGAACGTGATCCTTACCCATTTACGATTCTTGATCTACCCGTTTTGTTCCCGGTAAGTCGGCAAAAACCCATCGATCCAACGCTGGAGAAAGACTCGTCCCTCGGCCACTCCGTCGCGGACTTTCTTCGGCTCCAGGATTGGGTCGTTCGGAAGGTCGCGCTCCGGGTCGCCCACCGGCACGATCTCGAGCTCCTTCTGGTCATAGCGAGCGATGGCCACCGCATTGACATTGGTTTGTTCACAAACCGCCCACGAGTAAGCGGTGTCGCTCAGCCATTCCGCCCGAGCTTGGCTTATCGACGTCACGCTGCTGGCAGCCTCCGCTAGGGCAGAAGCATCGTCGTCGCGAAGTGGGCGGGCGTAGAAACGGCCACCGTTGACATCCATGGGTTCCATTCAATTTCCGATCTCGATGTACTGGTGAACAATTCATTATTTCTAGAGACGCGTTTCGACTGTACAATCAGAACAATTAATAGCACTCGAAGGCGTATAAATACAAAACAAAACCGGCTTTTAAAATAACTGGTTTCCCGCACTCATATGCAGTGGAAAAAGCAATGCATTACTTGATTCACTATTCCGACAAACACTGAAAACGAACTTGAAAACTGAAAGTGTGGCGAGCGGCATATCAGTACCCTCAAACCGATATGACCATGCAGCCTAGGATACGCGCATTGAAAATCCTTTGTAGAAAACGAAGAATAGAGCTAAAAGACACGAGCACGCCCACAAAGTCAATGGAATCATAAATCCAGCATGGTCAACAAGTAATCCACTAAACATTGTGCCGATAGGAACCACAGACATTGATAGCGCTCTAAGGGTGCCGAAGGTTACGCCCGCGTTGGATTTATCCACGTACCGCGAAATAGCATCGGTAGATACTATATTTACAATTACGACCCCGACCGTCCAGGAAAAACCCGCGAACATTGCAATGAAAAGTACTGGCAAGGAGAAATGTAAAGCCAATAGATAAGTTACTGGTGATAATAATTCGGCGAAAATGCACATAAAAATTAAGTGAATGTAGTGGAAAAGTGTGATCAGGCGTGGCGCCACTAATGCTGTGACAAGACCCCACGCGCTGCACCAAAGTGTGAGAAACGTAAATTGACTCGGGGGCAGTGAGAAATGTCTGAGGAGCAGCAAAGAGGCTGTTAGATCTCCCATTGCCAAGCCGAAATTTGTTATTATCATTACGGCGACTGCTATCGAAAGCTGTGGGGATTTTGAAATAATGCGAAAACCCTGGGTGAAGTTCGATCTATTCGTCGTTTTGCGAGTTTGAACACCGATATCTCCTGTATGCAAATTCCACAATGGTAAAGCGGTTAGAAAACCCAGAAATGCCGCGAAAATGACAAACTGAAGGACCAGGGAATAATGATTTCCGTGAATTGAAAACATTAAAATAAGCGGGCTTAAAATGCGCGCAACTTGATCACCTGACGCGATAAGAGAGGCGAGCGAAGTTTTAGAAATATCATCTGGAAGCGATATGGAAGCAACAAGCTGTGAGTTATTTAAAAATACTGCAATGACTCCGATAAGAGCCTCGTAAATAAATATTGAATGAAAGCTCAGTCCAAAAACTGTGAAAGAAAAGAAAAACAACACGAAAAGAACTAGTTTGGTAAATAGCAACAGCATTAAACTTGTACCAATATTAAGCCTGTCGGCCACTAGACCGGCGAAAATGTTGAGCGATAGAAATATTGCCAAACTGCTGACATTGAGTATGGCAAGCTGTGTTCCTGAAAAGTTGAGTTGATTTATGCAAATCAGCTCAAGTGTCAAGGTGAAAAGTTGGCCAGCAAAGCCATCTAACACGTTGGATAGCAACAAAGGCAGTCGCTTGTTACTTGACATTAGTGAGGCTCCTGCCTGCTTTTTGCATGTAATGTACCTCTAGGGCAGGACCGGAATGTGCCGTAAATCTCCATTGCGAAAACATCTTTCTCAAAGTTTAGATCGTATGTAGAGTTGACATATTTGAGTGCGTAACTCAAGAATGTTATGGCTGGCGCTCGCGCCGGGCAAGGCGAAGGGGCGAAGCCAAAGCTAAAAAGCTGAGACTTCTTTGTGCTTGAAATATTCCATCTATCGGGAAGGAAATTCTCCGGCTCGATCCATAGCTTATCGGACAAATGAATTGCGGGAAGGAGGGCGATTATTCGACTTCCTTCAGTGAAGATTTTGTCTCCAAATTTAATCTCACTGCAGAGTGTTCGATCTAGCCTCCAAATGGGATTATACTTTCGAAGTATTTCATAGACATAATAATGATCTATGGGAAAAATTTTTCCATAATTGCACAGTGACAACAGCCCCCATTCAAGCGTGCATCCAGTGAAGCCCACTACGGAAAGAATAAGCCTTTGGAATATTTCCGCCTGCTGATCTGGTTGAAGTTCGAGCCTTTGACAGATCTCAAATATAGACGCTGGATTGGCAGCGTTATCCAAAGTCCTAACTCTAAACTGGTCGCTTAAGTATCGTCGAGTTTCAAGAATGACTGTTTGGTTTTTATGTTTCTTTGACCTACATTCCTCCTGGACAATGGAATTGTGAAGATAGTTATGCATAACTTGCCGAAAGTTCTTATCGGTCATTGGGCTCAGTATGGAGTTAAAAAATTCATACGTGATTACATAGCCAATTTCCTGCGTTTGAA from Corynebacterium epidermidicanis encodes:
- a CDS encoding cytochrome P450, coding for MTDKNFRQVMHNYLHNSIVQEECRSKKHKNQTVILETRRYLSDQFRVRTLDNAANPASIFEICQRLELQPDQQAEIFQRLILSVVGFTGCTLEWGLLSLCNYGKIFPIDHYYVYEILRKYNPIWRLDRTLCSEIKFGDKIFTEGSRIIALLPAIHLSDKLWIEPENFLPDRWNISSTKKSQLFSFGFAPSPCPARAPAITFLSYALKYVNSTYDLNFEKDVFAMEIYGTFRSCPRGTLHAKSRQEPH
- a CDS encoding MFS transporter → MSSNKRLPLLLSNVLDGFAGQLFTLTLELICINQLNFSGTQLAILNVSSLAIFLSLNIFAGLVADRLNIGTSLMLLLFTKLVLFVLFFFSFTVFGLSFHSIFIYEALIGVIAVFLNNSQLVASISLPDDISKTSLASLIASGDQVARILSPLILMFSIHGNHYSLVLQFVIFAAFLGFLTALPLWNLHTGDIGVQTRKTTNRSNFTQGFRIISKSPQLSIAVAVMIITNFGLAMGDLTASLLLLRHFSLPPSQFTFLTLWCSAWGLVTALVAPRLITLFHYIHLIFMCIFAELLSPVTYLLALHFSLPVLFIAMFAGFSWTVGVVIVNIVSTDAISRYVDKSNAGVTFGTLRALSMSVVPIGTMFSGLLVDHAGFMIPLTLWACSCLLALFFVFYKGFSMRVS